One halophilic archaeon DL31 genomic region harbors:
- a CDS encoding transcription regulator (KEGG: hut:Huta_0468 transcription regulator) has translation MSQDWETIGFVVSSRYRVEVLERLTDSPAPPSTIANDTGCDISHISRALQELREHELVDLLVPESRKKGRIYGITDEGGEVWTTIESQNLA, from the coding sequence ATGAGCCAGGATTGGGAGACCATCGGGTTTGTCGTCAGCTCCAGATACCGAGTCGAAGTGTTAGAGCGGCTCACCGATTCCCCTGCACCTCCCTCGACGATCGCCAATGACACGGGCTGCGATATCTCACACATTTCTCGCGCACTCCAGGAGCTCCGGGAGCACGAGCTCGTCGACCTGCTCGTCCCGGAGTCTCGAAAGAAGGGACGCATCTACGGGATTACTGACGAGGGAGGTGAGGTCTGGACGACGATTGAATCACAGAACCTCGCGTGA
- a CDS encoding UPF0391 membrane protein ytjA (KEGG: hla:Hlac_2089 protein of unknown function DUF1328~HAMAP: Protein of unknown function DUF1328~PFAM: Protein of unknown function DUF1328) has translation MNVIHPERWLAGVPFEQVVNDANVTGPDECARSRNATGQTRQERRHRTMWIPKCFGREPSCMVLPSTLAVTVFQFSGEFLELAVVFMIFAIVAAVLGARGVAGVSMTAARWLIITFIVLAVISAVL, from the coding sequence ATGAACGTGATCCATCCGGAGCGTTGGCTGGCTGGCGTGCCGTTCGAGCAGGTCGTCAATGACGCGAACGTCACAGGCCCCGACGAGTGCGCTCGCTCACGCAATGCAACTGGACAGACCCGCCAGGAGCGGCGTCACCGAACGATGTGGATACCGAAGTGCTTCGGCCGTGAGCCCTCGTGTATGGTACTCCCATCAACGCTGGCCGTGACGGTGTTCCAGTTCTCGGGGGAGTTCCTCGAGCTGGCAGTGGTGTTTATGATCTTCGCCATCGTCGCCGCGGTACTGGGCGCACGCGGCGTCGCCGGGGTGAGCATGACCGCCGCGCGGTGGCTCATCATCACCTTCATTGTTCTCGCAGTGATCTCGGCAGTGCTCTGA
- a CDS encoding hypothetical protein (KEGG: hla:Hlac_0662 hypothetical protein) has translation MKRLECPIDGCHATIEAETEQEVMAQAEEHANSSHPELELDDETVENIRSSIIEI, from the coding sequence ATGAAAAGACTCGAATGCCCCATAGACGGGTGCCACGCGACTATTGAAGCCGAGACTGAACAGGAGGTTATGGCTCAAGCCGAAGAACACGCGAACAGTTCACACCCCGAACTCGAACTGGACGACGAGACCGTCGAAAACATCAGATCGAGTATTATAGAGATCTAA
- a CDS encoding transposase (KEGG: hbo:Hbor_08230 transposase), producing the protein MKRTNTFDVIPQSDEDEELLRRLLDASAALWNEINYERREHYADPDGDVWEIGEYRGRYGGTLGASTVQQIERKNREAWRSFFALKKKGEANGKPGFWGNKDDGRDLRTYIRNTSYSVEWGDYSRLEILVGQDLKDEYGLGHRERLRLEVRGDPNWKEYDKQGRLELFYDEHAQTFRAFQPVTISEDHSRLAHPLADETAALDIGANNLVACTTTTGTQLLYEGRDLFERFRETTRRIADQQSKVKREEGRYTSKRIRQLYRRRTRRRDHAQDALVRDLVERLHGEGVSTVYVGALTDVLDTHWSVEANAKTHNFWAFRAFIDRLACTAEEYGMAVEVRSEAWTSQECPNCGSVDRTTRHRDTLTCPCGFEGNADLTASETFLKRHQNSESSDRRTRHVVSRQRQTTVSRPMARPVCLKWDDHDWSESPRSPRPNEEHTNPQVASVGR; encoded by the coding sequence ATGAAGCGGACCAACACCTTCGACGTGATTCCACAGTCCGACGAGGACGAGGAGTTACTCCGACGCCTGTTGGACGCTTCTGCCGCTCTCTGGAACGAAATCAACTACGAGCGCCGCGAACACTACGCCGACCCGGACGGAGACGTGTGGGAAATCGGCGAGTATCGCGGACGCTACGGCGGGACGCTCGGCGCTTCGACCGTTCAGCAAATCGAACGCAAGAACCGCGAAGCGTGGCGGTCGTTCTTCGCGCTCAAGAAGAAGGGCGAAGCCAACGGCAAGCCCGGCTTCTGGGGCAACAAGGACGATGGCCGCGACCTCCGAACGTACATCCGCAACACGTCGTATTCGGTCGAGTGGGGCGACTACTCCCGCCTCGAAATCCTCGTCGGGCAAGACCTGAAAGACGAGTACGGGCTTGGACACCGCGAACGTCTTCGGCTCGAAGTCCGGGGCGACCCCAACTGGAAAGAGTACGACAAGCAAGGTCGGTTGGAGTTGTTCTACGACGAGCACGCACAGACATTCAGGGCCTTTCAGCCAGTCACAATCAGCGAAGACCATTCTCGGCTGGCACACCCACTGGCGGACGAAACCGCCGCACTGGATATTGGTGCGAACAACCTCGTCGCCTGTACAACCACAACCGGCACGCAACTGCTGTACGAGGGGCGCGATCTGTTCGAGCGATTCCGCGAGACGACGCGCCGAATCGCCGATCAGCAGTCGAAAGTGAAGCGGGAAGAAGGCCGGTACACGTCGAAACGGATCCGACAGCTGTACCGCCGACGGACGCGGCGGCGCGACCACGCCCAAGACGCACTCGTCCGCGACCTCGTAGAACGGTTGCATGGAGAAGGCGTCTCCACGGTGTACGTGGGCGCACTCACGGATGTACTCGACACGCACTGGTCGGTCGAAGCGAACGCCAAGACGCACAACTTCTGGGCGTTCCGGGCGTTCATCGACCGACTCGCGTGTACTGCCGAAGAGTACGGTATGGCGGTCGAGGTTCGGTCGGAGGCGTGGACTTCACAAGAGTGTCCAAACTGCGGTTCGGTCGACCGGACGACACGCCACCGCGACACGCTGACGTGCCCGTGCGGTTTCGAGGGGAACGCGGACCTCACGGCGTCCGAAACGTTCCTAAAGCGTCATCAGAACTCGGAGAGTTCTGATCGGCGAACGAGACACGTCGTGTCTCGTCAACGGCAGACAACGGTATCACGGCCGATGGCACGGCCTGTATGCCTCAAGTGGGACGACCACGACTGGTCGGAGTCACCACGCTCTCCCCGTCCCAACGAGGAGCATACGAACCCGCAAGTTGCCTCCGTGGGTCGGTAG
- a CDS encoding hypothetical protein (KEGG: hje:HacjB3_09275 hypothetical protein), whose translation MTDSTDVHDLAERIATSIRDTLNEGTGSRRSFLSRSALAGGTLAALGGGTGLAVADEHEEGNSSDGEMKAMFDDVDGTDVDVVNYALTLEHLENAFYREGLEMFDRSDFDDAGVESDVTTGNGKSVYSTIEVIGEHEASHAGVLSETTSLLGGEPVAEASYDFGVETVEEFLAVAQVLENTGVSAYAGAAPFIESPDLQSAALSIHSVEARHAAFLNGLNGESYFPNAFDPALSQDEVLSAAGQFIESSD comes from the coding sequence ATGACTGACTCAACAGACGTACACGACCTTGCAGAACGAATCGCTACTTCGATAAGAGACACACTCAACGAGGGGACGGGGTCACGGCGGAGCTTCCTGAGCCGGTCGGCACTGGCTGGTGGGACGCTAGCCGCGCTCGGTGGCGGGACGGGACTCGCCGTTGCAGACGAACACGAGGAGGGGAACAGTTCTGACGGAGAAATGAAGGCGATGTTCGATGATGTCGACGGGACCGACGTCGACGTCGTCAACTACGCGCTTACGCTCGAACATCTCGAAAACGCGTTCTATCGAGAGGGGCTTGAGATGTTCGACCGTTCGGACTTCGATGACGCTGGTGTCGAGTCGGACGTTACCACTGGCAATGGCAAGTCGGTGTACTCGACAATCGAGGTAATCGGCGAGCACGAGGCAAGCCACGCCGGGGTGCTCAGCGAGACGACGAGTCTGCTCGGCGGTGAGCCAGTCGCCGAAGCCTCCTACGACTTCGGTGTTGAAACTGTCGAAGAGTTCCTCGCGGTCGCACAAGTGCTTGAGAACACTGGCGTCTCAGCGTATGCGGGTGCCGCACCGTTCATCGAGAGCCCTGACCTGCAAAGCGCCGCGCTCTCTATCCACAGCGTCGAGGCCCGGCACGCGGCCTTCCTGAACGGTCTCAACGGCGAATCCTACTTCCCGAACGCCTTCGACCCGGCGCTCTCACAAGACGAGGTCCTTTCGGCAGCTGGCCAGTTCATCGAGTCCAGTGACTGA
- a CDS encoding transcriptional regulator, TrmB (PFAM: Transcriptional regulator TrmB~KEGG: hma:pNG5133 putative transcriptional regulator): MVPDPIDDPRSTAVEQLEQFGLSSYAAQTFVALVTLGVGTAKEVSQVSAVPRTRVYDAVEELRDHGLVDVKQSSSKEFWAISGDSTGRKFEREMNHRTTVLTEALDQLEPVKRSEEQQGVWTVNGQEPVTDRPSSGDSHLGVRGDEQPRGGPQSDLHVAIMQFRDNRVTTDS; the protein is encoded by the coding sequence ATGGTTCCCGACCCCATCGATGACCCCCGTTCGACAGCCGTTGAGCAGCTTGAGCAGTTTGGACTCAGTTCCTACGCAGCGCAGACGTTCGTGGCGCTCGTCACGCTCGGTGTGGGAACTGCCAAAGAGGTGAGCCAGGTCTCAGCTGTCCCACGAACACGCGTCTACGACGCGGTCGAGGAACTCCGTGATCACGGCTTAGTCGACGTGAAGCAGTCGTCGTCGAAGGAGTTCTGGGCGATTTCGGGCGACAGCACCGGCCGGAAGTTTGAGCGGGAGATGAACCATCGGACGACGGTGTTGACAGAGGCACTCGACCAACTCGAACCAGTCAAACGCAGCGAGGAGCAGCAGGGCGTGTGGACCGTGAACGGCCAAGAACCAGTCACGGACCGCCCCTCGAGCGGAGACAGCCATCTGGGGGTCCGGGGAGACGAACAGCCTCGTGGTGGTCCTCAAAGCGATCTTCACGTGGCGATTATGCAATTCCGAGACAACAGAGTAACTACAGATTCGTGA
- a CDS encoding hypothetical protein (KEGG: hla:Hlac_3378 hypothetical protein), whose product MTDESDRRVTADAAAGTIHTQYDWTETNPSIAVIETVAVAVDREPTELELLYDFIDPDALDTLVQTSGSEAVTVSFHYASQQVTVHGTGDVIVRPTG is encoded by the coding sequence ATGACTGATGAATCCGACCGGCGGGTCACAGCTGACGCAGCCGCTGGAACCATTCATACCCAGTACGATTGGACCGAGACGAACCCATCGATAGCGGTCATCGAGACGGTAGCGGTCGCCGTCGACCGGGAACCGACGGAGCTCGAACTACTCTACGATTTCATCGACCCTGATGCACTCGATACCCTCGTGCAGACAAGTGGCTCTGAAGCTGTGACGGTCTCGTTCCATTACGCATCCCAACAGGTCACGGTCCACGGTACCGGGGACGTGATCGTCCGCCCGACCGGGTGA
- a CDS encoding hypothetical protein (KEGG: htu:Htur_4353 hypothetical protein), with translation MRTVNGNDDAIPHPLLDAADQFLQSKGKGAAGNYRRNCERALRAFFEYLDTVDIDPPETTADLESGHFRRFARYLTVEDWLNAAGNPDPSDGTSFDQPISRATVRTYYANVSAWCGWCVREGLLATHYANQEAAREPLPEDGDSSVRDQQTWSQAHRYTITRYTDYIADRALEDAMRAADAVKELRDRAFVYVLAYTGVRGGEILRDPNDEQRRGLRWGDVNLDQELIWVVPKKRSATIDDRPLTPKPVPALERLQTALDPEDDWPVFPSLAWPTLYAELRNGAPTDRSAEAVEAALGDADDRSDLFDLYCEWGVTPSAMNTSSGRYTMRRLCADLHEDSAFAGALDFTNSKHDYLAPHGARRGVGKVLVKQRGYDRAAEQLDNSPAVVREHYSHIKAPERSADVGAAFDDEDREK, from the coding sequence GTGCGCACCGTGAACGGTAACGACGATGCGATCCCCCACCCGCTCCTCGACGCCGCCGACCAGTTCCTCCAGTCGAAGGGGAAAGGCGCCGCCGGGAACTACCGGCGTAACTGCGAGCGGGCGCTCCGGGCATTCTTCGAGTACTTGGATACCGTCGATATCGACCCGCCAGAGACCACCGCAGATTTGGAGAGTGGCCATTTCCGGCGGTTCGCCCGCTATCTGACCGTCGAGGACTGGCTCAACGCCGCCGGAAATCCTGACCCGAGCGACGGGACGAGCTTCGACCAGCCGATATCGCGGGCAACGGTACGGACCTACTACGCCAACGTCTCGGCCTGGTGTGGCTGGTGTGTGCGTGAAGGCCTCCTCGCGACACATTACGCGAACCAGGAAGCGGCGCGCGAACCCCTGCCGGAGGACGGCGACAGCTCCGTCCGGGACCAGCAGACATGGAGCCAAGCACACCGATACACTATCACTCGCTATACAGACTACATCGCCGATCGGGCCCTCGAGGACGCTATGCGGGCGGCTGACGCCGTGAAGGAACTCCGAGACCGCGCATTCGTCTACGTATTGGCCTACACGGGCGTTCGTGGCGGGGAGATTCTTCGGGACCCGAACGATGAACAGCGACGTGGCCTCCGCTGGGGTGACGTAAACCTCGACCAAGAGCTCATCTGGGTCGTCCCGAAGAAACGCAGCGCCACCATCGACGACCGGCCGCTGACGCCGAAGCCCGTCCCGGCCTTGGAGCGCCTGCAGACCGCGCTCGACCCGGAAGACGACTGGCCGGTCTTCCCGTCGCTGGCGTGGCCGACACTGTACGCAGAGCTCCGCAACGGTGCGCCCACCGACCGTTCCGCGGAGGCAGTCGAGGCGGCTCTTGGGGACGCCGACGACCGTTCTGACCTGTTCGACCTCTACTGCGAGTGGGGGGTGACACCGTCGGCGATGAATACATCCTCTGGCAGATATACGATGCGACGGCTCTGTGCGGACCTACATGAGGACTCAGCGTTCGCGGGTGCCCTTGACTTCACCAACAGCAAGCACGACTACCTCGCGCCGCACGGCGCTCGACGCGGCGTGGGGAAGGTGTTAGTCAAACAGCGAGGATACGACCGTGCAGCCGAGCAGTTGGACAACTCCCCCGCCGTTGTCCGCGAGCATTACTCCCACATCAAAGCGCCCGAACGGTCGGCTGATGTTGGGGCGGCGTTCGACGATGAAGACCGCGAAAAGTGA
- a CDS encoding hypothetical protein (KEGG: hsl:OE8008F hypothetical protein), producing the protein MTAYRFRVKFASDPTSLWRDIVVGADRIIADFQSAINSTVELDQDHLWFIGTDKDYWDSEVKYQCPQEYEQSRGDGPALRTERLEDAGKVTIDEMKRQLGLEQYDRICYLYDYGDEWRFYAILKEILSDKQSDTEPAVVNTEGGSIDQYDSSRERRF; encoded by the coding sequence ATGACCGCTTACCGCTTTCGGGTCAAATTCGCTTCTGATCCAACGTCGCTGTGGCGGGATATCGTCGTTGGTGCAGACAGAATAATTGCTGACTTCCAGTCGGCGATCAACTCCACAGTCGAACTTGATCAGGACCATCTTTGGTTCATTGGGACCGATAAAGACTACTGGGATAGTGAGGTCAAATATCAGTGCCCACAGGAATACGAGCAATCGCGTGGCGATGGTCCAGCACTTCGAACCGAGCGACTAGAGGATGCTGGCAAGGTGACAATCGACGAGATGAAACGCCAGTTGGGTCTTGAACAGTATGACCGCATCTGCTATCTCTACGACTACGGCGACGAGTGGCGCTTCTACGCCATCTTGAAAGAGATCCTCAGCGACAAGCAAAGTGATACTGAACCAGCGGTTGTGAATACGGAGGGAGGGTCAATCGATCAGTATGACTCATCGAGAGAGCGGCGTTTTTGA
- a CDS encoding PilT protein domain protein (PFAM: PilT protein, N-terminal~KEGG: hma:rrnB0056 hypothetical protein) — MTGDGMPANPIVLNTTVLSNFSYINQLWVVAGLSGICTVPVVREELENGVDDYLYLQSALDILDDEIPVATISDTVANREAVVRGHLDPGEAQAFALADAHDGRLLTDDGDARSFAKKQGVTVVGSVGVLLAAIDAGKVSEKTADEWLSVWIDDIGYYVPYRNITEYR, encoded by the coding sequence ATGACAGGCGACGGTATGCCAGCGAACCCGATCGTCCTGAATACGACCGTCCTCTCGAATTTTTCCTACATCAACCAGCTGTGGGTGGTTGCAGGACTCTCTGGAATCTGTACGGTGCCGGTCGTTCGCGAAGAACTGGAAAACGGCGTTGATGACTACTTATATCTTCAGTCAGCACTCGACATACTCGACGACGAGATTCCTGTCGCGACGATTTCGGATACTGTCGCAAATAGAGAAGCGGTTGTCAGGGGCCATCTTGATCCTGGCGAGGCACAGGCGTTCGCCTTGGCGGACGCACACGACGGTCGACTGCTGACAGATGACGGGGATGCCCGGTCATTTGCGAAAAAACAGGGTGTGACCGTTGTCGGGTCGGTCGGCGTGCTATTGGCTGCTATCGATGCTGGGAAGGTTAGTGAAAAGACTGCGGACGAATGGCTCTCGGTGTGGATTGACGACATCGGATACTACGTTCCCTATCGAAATATCACAGAGTATCGATAA
- a CDS encoding protein of unknown function UPF0175 (PFAM: Uncharacterised protein family UPF0175~KEGG: hma:rrnB0058 hypothetical protein): MARITGSYPDDLDLLIEGAVEAGVFGGKSDALREFVREYFEDHENERIAAAVALYERERITLGDAARLADVDRWTMRDILREHGVDLRLGLVDEDDAAYEVEAASELEFSDEDSDDEESRAK; the protein is encoded by the coding sequence ATGGCTCGGATTACTGGCTCATATCCAGACGACCTCGACCTCCTCATCGAGGGAGCTGTCGAGGCTGGTGTGTTTGGTGGCAAGAGTGATGCGTTGCGAGAGTTCGTCCGTGAATACTTCGAGGACCACGAAAACGAGCGCATTGCAGCTGCGGTCGCCCTCTACGAACGCGAGCGGATCACGCTCGGTGACGCTGCGAGACTTGCTGATGTCGACCGCTGGACGATGCGTGATATCCTCCGCGAGCATGGCGTCGACCTTCGACTCGGCCTCGTTGATGAGGACGATGCAGCCTACGAAGTAGAAGCAGCGAGCGAACTCGAATTCAGTGATGAGGACTCGGACGACGAGGAGTCGCGTGCGAAATGA
- a CDS encoding heavy metal translocating P-type ATPase (TIGRFAM: ATPase, P-type, heavy metal translocating; ATPase, P type, cation/copper-transporter; ATPase, P-type, K/Mg/Cd/Cu/Zn/Na/Ca/Na/H-transporter~KEGG: hla:Hlac_3052 heavy metal translocating P-type ATPase~PFAM: ATPase, P-type, ATPase-associated region; Heavy metal transport/detoxification protein; Haloacid dehalogenase-like hydrolase), with protein MSQRRSHIDIQGMSCANCSQTIADAVESLDGVTEANINYATDEGSVTYDPDEVSLGRIFDAIEAAGYSPVTDSVTIGITDMSCANCSETVQGALEGTPGVIEADVNFATDEAQVTFNPAEASRTEFYDAIEDVGYSPVREDPDAADGSGGDAREDARKAEIRRQLRLTLFGAVLSAPMLFFLVEKFAFGGGVIPETIFGVEFGWVEFLLATPVQLVLGWPFYKNSYKALVTNGRANMDVLIALGSTTAYVYSLAVLSGLIAGGRYFDTAALILVFITLGNYLEARSKGQASEALRKLLEMEAETATVVDEDGNEAEIPLEDVEVGDRMKVRPGEQIPTDGVVVDGQSAVDESMVTGESVPVEKGDGDEVVGSTINENGVLLIEATRVGKDTALQQIVQTVKEAQSRQPDIQNLADRISAYFVPAVIANAILWGVVWYLFPEALAGFVEFLPLWSLVAGGPAVAGGTVTVFEFAIVVFASSVLIACPCALGLATPAATMVGTTIGAQNGVLFKGGDILERAKDVDTVVFDKTGTLTEGAMELTDVVVFDAAGKAVADGGDTAPDGGQLTARDRLSEDDVLSLAATAESGSEHPLARAIVEGAKQRGINVTDPAAFENVPGHGIRATVGESAVLVGNRKLLRDEGIDPSPAAETMKRLENEGKTAMLVAYEGELVGVVADADTVKANAKDAVSQLRDRGIDVMMITGDNERTARAVAEQVGITPENVRAEVLPEDKSAAVESIQDGGRKAMMVGDGVNDAPALAVAYVGTAIGSGTDVAIEAADITLMRDDPLDVVKAIRISDATLQKIKQNLVWALGYNTAMIPLASLGLLQPVLAAVAMAFSSVSVLSNSLLFRRYTPDHDYELLGRLRR; from the coding sequence ATGAGTCAACGCCGAAGTCACATCGACATCCAGGGGATGAGTTGTGCGAACTGTTCTCAAACCATCGCCGACGCCGTCGAATCTCTCGACGGGGTGACGGAGGCGAACATCAATTACGCAACTGACGAGGGATCAGTCACGTACGATCCGGACGAGGTTTCACTCGGCCGAATCTTCGACGCCATCGAAGCGGCCGGATACTCGCCGGTCACGGATTCGGTGACGATCGGTATCACCGACATGTCGTGTGCGAACTGCTCGGAGACGGTACAGGGCGCACTCGAAGGAACACCGGGCGTCATCGAGGCCGACGTCAACTTTGCGACCGACGAGGCACAGGTCACGTTCAATCCAGCTGAGGCGAGCCGCACGGAGTTCTACGACGCAATCGAGGACGTGGGGTACTCGCCCGTCCGCGAGGACCCCGATGCTGCGGATGGGTCCGGGGGAGATGCTCGGGAGGACGCCCGGAAGGCTGAAATCCGTCGGCAGCTCCGACTGACCCTGTTCGGCGCGGTGCTGTCAGCTCCCATGCTGTTCTTTCTCGTCGAAAAATTCGCGTTCGGCGGTGGCGTCATCCCGGAGACGATCTTCGGCGTCGAGTTCGGCTGGGTCGAGTTCCTGCTCGCAACGCCCGTCCAACTGGTGCTTGGCTGGCCGTTCTACAAGAACTCCTACAAGGCACTCGTAACGAACGGCCGCGCCAACATGGACGTCCTGATCGCGCTGGGTTCGACCACCGCATACGTCTACTCCCTCGCGGTGCTCTCAGGACTGATCGCCGGCGGCCGCTACTTCGACACGGCGGCGCTCATCCTCGTGTTCATCACGCTCGGGAACTACCTCGAAGCCCGCTCGAAGGGACAGGCTAGTGAAGCGCTTCGGAAGCTCCTCGAGATGGAGGCCGAGACGGCCACCGTCGTCGACGAGGACGGCAACGAAGCGGAAATCCCTCTCGAGGACGTCGAGGTCGGCGACCGGATGAAAGTCCGCCCCGGCGAACAGATTCCCACTGACGGTGTCGTCGTCGACGGGCAGTCAGCCGTCGACGAGTCGATGGTCACGGGCGAGTCTGTCCCCGTCGAGAAAGGGGACGGTGACGAGGTGGTCGGTTCGACCATCAACGAAAACGGTGTCCTCCTCATCGAGGCGACGAGAGTCGGGAAGGACACAGCACTCCAGCAGATCGTGCAGACGGTCAAGGAAGCACAGTCGCGCCAGCCCGACATCCAAAATCTCGCGGACCGCATCTCGGCGTACTTCGTGCCCGCAGTCATCGCGAACGCCATCCTCTGGGGCGTTGTCTGGTACCTGTTCCCCGAGGCACTCGCTGGGTTCGTTGAGTTCCTCCCGCTGTGGAGCCTCGTTGCGGGCGGCCCAGCGGTTGCGGGTGGAACGGTCACGGTGTTCGAGTTCGCGATCGTCGTGTTCGCATCGTCGGTGCTCATCGCCTGCCCCTGTGCACTGGGACTGGCAACGCCCGCCGCTACGATGGTCGGGACCACCATCGGTGCGCAGAACGGTGTCCTGTTCAAGGGCGGCGATATCCTCGAACGCGCCAAGGACGTCGACACCGTTGTCTTCGACAAGACCGGCACCCTCACCGAGGGTGCGATGGAACTGACCGACGTAGTTGTCTTTGACGCTGCGGGGAAGGCAGTCGCGGATGGCGGCGATACAGCTCCCGACGGCGGGCAGCTAACAGCCCGTGACCGACTTTCCGAGGACGACGTCCTCAGCCTCGCAGCAACCGCCGAGAGCGGGAGCGAACACCCGCTCGCCCGTGCGATTGTCGAAGGGGCAAAACAGCGCGGCATCAACGTCACGGACCCTGCCGCCTTCGAGAACGTGCCCGGACATGGCATCCGAGCCACGGTCGGTGAGAGCGCCGTCCTCGTGGGCAACCGGAAGCTGCTCCGGGACGAGGGTATCGATCCCTCGCCCGCCGCAGAAACGATGAAACGCCTCGAAAACGAGGGGAAAACCGCGATGCTCGTTGCCTACGAGGGTGAACTCGTAGGTGTGGTCGCTGATGCCGATACGGTCAAAGCGAACGCGAAAGACGCCGTGAGCCAGCTTCGGGACCGTGGCATCGACGTGATGATGATTACGGGCGACAACGAGCGCACCGCGCGTGCTGTTGCCGAGCAGGTCGGTATCACCCCCGAGAACGTCCGCGCCGAGGTCCTTCCGGAAGACAAATCGGCCGCCGTCGAATCCATTCAGGACGGCGGTCGGAAGGCGATGATGGTCGGCGACGGTGTCAACGACGCCCCCGCGCTGGCCGTGGCCTACGTCGGCACGGCAATCGGGTCGGGCACTGACGTGGCTATCGAGGCGGCCGACATTACGTTGATGCGCGACGACCCGCTCGACGTGGTGAAGGCTATCCGCATCTCCGACGCGACGCTTCAGAAGATCAAGCAAAATCTCGTGTGGGCGCTGGGCTACAACACGGCGATGATTCCACTCGCCTCGCTGGGCCTGCTCCAACCCGTGCTGGCAGCCGTCGCGATGGCGTTTTCGAGCGTGTCGGTGCTCTCGAACAGCCTGCTGTTCCGCCGGTACACCCCCGACCACGACTACGAACTGCTTGGCCGACTGCGCAGATAA
- a CDS encoding putative transcriptional regulator, AsnC family (KEGG: hje:HacjB3_19148 transcription regulator~PFAM: HTH transcriptional regulator, ArsR~SMART: Transcription regulator, AsnC-type; TRASH) — protein sequence MREPDETDLEILQLLLSNARRPYSDIADVVGLSAPAVSARVARLQEMGIINRFTLDVDRSQLRKGVPVLITLELASGDQEVSALKQTLLDEGAVQHVFTTAEAAFVVYARVPDTNVASWLADTLDAGAIDDFGVTLLAAADWSPDLGGTEFALTCAQCGNTVDSEGTAARIGDELYQFCCSSCEARFADKHEQLQQGAD from the coding sequence ATGCGCGAACCGGACGAAACCGATCTCGAAATTCTCCAACTGCTGCTGTCGAACGCCCGGCGTCCGTACAGTGATATCGCCGATGTTGTCGGCCTCTCGGCACCGGCCGTATCGGCTCGGGTAGCGAGACTGCAGGAGATGGGTATCATCAATCGGTTTACCCTCGATGTCGACCGTTCCCAACTCCGGAAGGGGGTTCCGGTCTTGATTACGCTCGAACTCGCCTCAGGTGACCAGGAGGTCTCCGCTCTCAAGCAGACACTGTTAGATGAGGGCGCAGTCCAACACGTGTTCACCACTGCTGAAGCAGCGTTCGTTGTCTATGCCCGTGTTCCGGACACCAACGTCGCCAGCTGGCTAGCAGATACCCTTGATGCGGGAGCGATTGACGATTTCGGGGTGACGCTCCTGGCAGCGGCTGACTGGTCGCCTGATCTCGGTGGAACGGAGTTCGCGCTCACCTGTGCCCAGTGCGGCAATACGGTCGATAGCGAGGGGACCGCGGCTCGCATTGGCGATGAACTATACCAATTCTGTTGTTCATCGTGTGAGGCTCGGTTTGCGGACAAACACGAGCAGCTCCAGCAGGGTGCCGATTGA